A window of Syntrophorhabdaceae bacterium contains these coding sequences:
- a CDS encoding PD-(D/E)XK nuclease family protein, protein MRPLYSIPFGTDFIDVLAAFILKSGRPLHEIAVVFPGKRPALYLRRRLAESLAGPFYSPAFFSIEEFVDFLALKAYPSYSDIEYNDAIWLLHQAVLSLDEFHGHKLGGKGFDRFYYWGQYLFSFIDQIDGEDVSPERLRSLERNAELGYDVPESINDLLTHVSALRERFHAMLDEEGLFTRGYKYVKTLEALDGLPLDEFSHIYFAGPFGLTGVEKEITRRLWKRGASDVILEGDPAEWPILNRLVSYFGAEVETIPCERRSPAEIAFHSGFDTHAQALKCLEVLEKSEPGKTAVVLPLSEALFPLLTFAVDRVETPYNISLGYPLERTPVFDLIANVAAAQTAMRERGYYPAKSYLAVALHPFVKNLGLDEGLRNLLLTLERALAGDVFGSPVALRAFVTLTDMERAARLIAEGDEAGSENLKGALKALVEIHTLFFRAFEKAKTLYDFAEGLGRLLDFILRNTPVRAYVLSGEIFTRAFELLDKIKGARFSREIFDPREKENRRTVSDFLLQFLKSASLPFDTRPIEPLEIIGVLESRNLSFDTVVMLDVNEGVMPQSRKIDPLVPLGVYDKLGIPSTEYQEEIYRYYFTRLIESARHVHLIYADAEDRPRSRYIEQLIWQKEKAAGALDVVPVDRTTVRIRLTPGRALPAVEKGDEVWNALTTRVYSPSDIDDYIRCPVFFYFGRILRFEERKEVSEEMDVMDRGHIIHQILFHTFLPFKEREIDPSMYEALKVSMTDALEREFRHRVITGEFYMFKKLAFFKLDAFLRKNLGEAPAPFIVKHLEAPFDSPFDAAPIPVRLKGRVDRIDFCPGRDEYTIVDYKTGATREYPRGLLGKTDFDSIEEIHRRVPSFQLPLYVHLLRQSLGGPSQRINGKLLFLKNNQEEVLFKTDEAGERDALQEGYMRGVSTVFTHILDRSLSLRPFDDLSCAVCPFNLLCHVS, encoded by the coding sequence ATGAGGCCCCTCTACTCGATCCCCTTCGGGACGGACTTCATCGACGTCCTCGCCGCCTTTATCCTGAAAAGCGGCAGGCCCCTTCACGAGATCGCCGTGGTCTTCCCCGGCAAGAGGCCTGCCTTGTACCTCAGGCGGCGGCTGGCGGAGAGCCTGGCCGGTCCCTTTTATTCCCCGGCCTTTTTCTCCATCGAAGAATTCGTCGATTTTCTGGCCCTGAAGGCCTATCCCTCCTACTCGGACATCGAATACAACGACGCGATCTGGCTTCTCCACCAGGCGGTCCTCTCCCTCGACGAGTTTCACGGCCACAAGCTGGGAGGGAAAGGGTTCGACCGGTTCTACTATTGGGGACAGTATCTCTTCTCTTTTATCGACCAGATCGACGGCGAGGACGTCTCCCCCGAGAGGCTCCGCTCCCTCGAAAGGAACGCGGAGCTGGGCTACGACGTGCCGGAGAGCATCAACGACCTCCTCACCCACGTGAGCGCGCTGAGAGAGAGGTTCCATGCCATGCTCGACGAAGAAGGACTCTTCACGAGGGGCTATAAATACGTCAAGACCCTTGAGGCTTTAGACGGGCTCCCCCTCGACGAGTTCAGCCATATCTATTTTGCCGGCCCCTTCGGCCTCACGGGCGTGGAAAAAGAGATCACCCGGCGGCTCTGGAAGCGCGGCGCCTCCGACGTGATCCTGGAAGGCGACCCCGCTGAATGGCCCATCCTCAACCGCCTCGTCTCCTATTTCGGCGCGGAGGTGGAGACGATCCCCTGCGAAAGACGATCCCCTGCTGAAATTGCGTTCCATTCCGGATTCGATACCCATGCCCAGGCGCTTAAATGCCTTGAAGTGCTCGAAAAGAGCGAGCCGGGGAAGACTGCCGTCGTACTGCCCCTGTCGGAGGCCCTTTTCCCCCTTCTCACCTTTGCCGTCGATCGGGTGGAGACGCCTTATAACATATCCCTCGGCTATCCCCTGGAGCGCACGCCCGTGTTCGACCTCATCGCCAATGTGGCGGCTGCCCAGACCGCGATGCGGGAGAGGGGATATTATCCCGCCAAGTCTTACCTCGCGGTGGCTCTCCATCCCTTCGTGAAGAACCTGGGACTCGACGAGGGACTGAGAAACCTGCTCCTCACCTTGGAGAGGGCCCTCGCGGGAGACGTGTTCGGCAGCCCCGTGGCCCTTCGGGCCTTTGTCACCCTCACTGACATGGAACGGGCGGCGCGCCTGATCGCCGAGGGCGACGAGGCCGGCTCGGAGAACCTGAAAGGAGCGCTCAAGGCCCTCGTTGAGATCCACACCCTCTTTTTCCGTGCCTTTGAAAAGGCGAAGACCCTTTATGATTTTGCGGAAGGCTTGGGCCGCCTTCTCGATTTTATCCTCAGGAATACGCCGGTCCGTGCCTACGTGCTCTCGGGCGAGATATTCACCCGCGCCTTCGAGCTTCTCGACAAGATAAAGGGCGCGCGGTTCAGCCGCGAGATATTCGATCCAAGGGAGAAAGAGAACCGGCGGACCGTCTCCGATTTTCTCCTCCAGTTCCTGAAGAGCGCGAGCCTCCCCTTCGACACGCGGCCCATCGAGCCCCTCGAGATCATAGGCGTTCTTGAATCGAGGAACCTGAGCTTCGACACGGTCGTCATGCTTGATGTGAACGAAGGGGTAATGCCCCAGTCCAGGAAGATCGACCCCCTCGTGCCCCTCGGGGTCTACGACAAGCTCGGTATACCGTCTACGGAATACCAGGAGGAGATCTACCGGTACTATTTCACCCGCCTCATAGAATCGGCCCGGCACGTGCACCTCATCTATGCGGACGCGGAAGACCGGCCGAGAAGCAGGTATATCGAGCAGCTCATCTGGCAAAAGGAGAAGGCGGCAGGGGCACTCGACGTGGTCCCCGTGGACCGGACCACAGTACGGATAAGGCTCACGCCGGGAAGGGCACTTCCCGCCGTCGAAAAAGGCGACGAGGTCTGGAACGCCCTGACTACCCGCGTCTACTCGCCTTCCGATATCGACGACTATATCCGCTGCCCCGTCTTCTTTTATTTCGGGCGCATCCTCAGGTTCGAGGAGAGGAAGGAGGTCTCGGAGGAGATGGATGTCATGGACCGGGGCCACATCATCCACCAGATACTCTTTCACACATTCCTTCCTTTCAAAGAGAGGGAGATCGACCCCTCCATGTACGAGGCGCTGAAGGTATCCATGACGGACGCCCTGGAAAGGGAGTTCAGGCACCGGGTCATCACGGGTGAGTTCTACATGTTCAAGAAGCTCGCTTTCTTCAAGCTCGACGCCTTCCTGCGAAAGAACTTGGGGGAAGCCCCGGCGCCCTTTATCGTGAAGCACCTCGAAGCGCCTTTCGATTCCCCCTTCGACGCGGCCCCAATACCGGTGAGGCTCAAGGGGCGGGTGGACAGGATCGATTTCTGCCCCGGCCGGGATGAATATACCATAGTGGATTACAAAACCGGGGCCACGAGGGAGTATCCCCGGGGGCTCCTCGGGAAGACGGACTTCGATTCCATAGAGGAGATCCACCGGCGGGTTCCCAGTTTCCAGCTTCCCCTTTACGTCCATCTCCTGAGACAGAGCCTCGGCGGTCCTTCGCAAAGAATTAACGGGAAGCTCCTCTTTCTCAAGAATAACCAGGAAGAGGTGTTGTTCAAAACAGATGAGGCCGGCGAGAGAGATGCCCTCCAGGAGGGATACATGAGGGGCGTGAGTACCGTCTTTACCCATATCCTCGACAGGTCCTTATCCCTTCGGCCTTTCGACGACCTGTCCTGTGCGGTCTGTCCTTTCAATCTCCTGTGCCACGTTTCATAG